The Sulfitobacter sp. S223 genome has a window encoding:
- a CDS encoding electron transfer flavoprotein subunit beta/FixA family protein, whose protein sequence is MKVLVPVKRVIDYNVKVRVKADGSGVDLANVKMSMNPFDEISVEQAIRLKEAGQADEIVVVSIGVKQAQETLRTALAMGADRAILVVASDDVHNDIEPLTVAKILKGIVDEEQPGLVMCGKQAIDNDMNATGQMLSALMGWSQATFASEVAIEGDKAVVTREVDGGLQTIKVGMPTVITVDLRLNEPRYASLPNIMKAKKKPLDEKTPADYGVDVANRLEIVKTVEPAARAAGIKVGSVDELVAKLKEAGAV, encoded by the coding sequence ATGAAGGTGCTCGTACCTGTCAAACGCGTGATCGACTATAACGTGAAAGTGCGCGTAAAAGCGGACGGTTCCGGTGTCGATCTTGCCAACGTCAAAATGTCCATGAACCCATTTGACGAGATTTCGGTCGAACAGGCCATTCGTCTGAAAGAAGCTGGTCAGGCCGACGAGATTGTCGTCGTATCCATCGGCGTCAAACAAGCACAGGAAACCCTGCGCACAGCACTCGCCATGGGTGCGGACCGTGCGATCCTCGTGGTTGCGTCCGATGATGTGCACAACGACATTGAGCCGCTGACAGTTGCGAAGATTCTTAAAGGTATCGTTGACGAAGAGCAGCCCGGCCTTGTCATGTGTGGCAAGCAGGCGATCGATAACGACATGAACGCAACAGGTCAGATGCTGTCCGCGCTGATGGGTTGGTCGCAAGCGACATTTGCTTCCGAAGTTGCCATCGAAGGCGACAAAGCTGTCGTAACGCGTGAAGTCGACGGAGGTCTGCAGACGATCAAAGTCGGCATGCCAACAGTGATCACTGTTGACCTGCGCCTCAACGAACCGCGCTATGCGTCTTTGCCCAACATCATGAAGGCGAAGAAAAAGCCGCTCGATGAAAAGACACCTGCCGACTACGGCGTTGATGTGGCTAACCGCCTCGAAATCGTGAAGACCGTAGAGCCTGCTGCACGTGCCGCAGGGATCAAAGTGGGCTCTGTTGACGAGCTGGTGGCGAAACTTAAAGAAGCGGGGGCTGTGTAA
- a CDS encoding cob(I)yrinic acid a,c-diamide adenosyltransferase: MVVLNKIYTRTGDKGDTALGNGARVAKHDVRVEAYGTSDELNCFVGVARLHAKGETDAALSRIQNDLFDLGADLCRPDMDKDADSEYPPLRMLGSQVDRLEAEIDVMNAVLEPLRSFILPGGTELAAHLHVCRTVARRAERLATQLATLESVNDAAVRYLNRLSDWFFVAARVANNSGKDDVLWVPGANR, from the coding sequence ATGGTTGTTCTAAACAAAATCTACACGCGCACCGGCGATAAAGGTGACACCGCGCTTGGCAACGGAGCCCGTGTCGCAAAGCATGATGTCCGGGTAGAAGCCTATGGCACATCCGATGAGCTGAACTGTTTTGTGGGCGTGGCCCGCCTGCATGCAAAGGGTGAAACCGATGCTGCCCTCTCACGCATCCAGAATGATCTTTTTGATCTTGGCGCAGACCTGTGCCGCCCCGATATGGATAAAGACGCCGATTCCGAATATCCGCCGCTGCGCATGCTTGGCTCTCAGGTGGACCGCCTTGAGGCTGAAATCGACGTGATGAATGCAGTGCTGGAACCTCTGCGCAGCTTTATCCTGCCGGGCGGAACCGAGCTTGCCGCGCATCTGCATGTTTGTCGGACCGTCGCGCGCCGTGCAGAGCGTCTTGCGACCCAACTGGCAACCTTGGAATCTGTGAATGATGCCGCTGTGCGCTACCTGAACCGCCTCAGCGACTGGTTCTTCGTTGCCGCGCGTGTCGCCAATAACAGCGGAAAAGATGATGTATTGTGGGTTCCGGGGGCCAACCGGTAA
- a CDS encoding twin transmembrane helix small protein, which yields MSDPFFILIVIAVIAVVIILLMGLGGFAGGGAFNKANSNKLMRWRIIAQFIAVVLIVAYVYFFKG from the coding sequence ATGTCCGATCCGTTTTTCATCCTGATCGTCATCGCCGTAATTGCCGTGGTCATCATTTTGCTGATGGGCTTGGGCGGCTTTGCTGGCGGGGGAGCGTTTAACAAAGCCAACTCGAACAAGCTGATGCGCTGGCGCATTATCGCACAGTTCATCGCCGTGGTTCTGATCGTCGCCTACGTCTATTTCTTCAAAGGGTAA
- a CDS encoding SDR family NAD(P)-dependent oxidoreductase: MSKPTILITGCSSGIGYAAAYGLRERGWHVYAACKQELDCARLRDEGFDSPRIDYTDPDSIITALADVLEDTGGTLDAVFNNGAHAIPGAVEDLPTEALREIFEANFFGWHTLTRAIIPIMRAQGHGRIVQCSSVLGLVALPWRGAYNATKFALEGLTDTLRLEMKGTGVHPILIEPGPITTKIRANSIPHFERWIDWENSARADQYENDLGQRLYGEGGPDKFELPPKAVVTKLIHALEARRPRARYYVTTPTYMAGILRRLLPTKLLDRVMSR; encoded by the coding sequence ATGTCAAAACCTACCATTCTCATCACTGGCTGTTCGTCTGGCATCGGCTATGCAGCAGCATACGGCCTGCGCGAACGGGGCTGGCATGTATATGCTGCATGTAAGCAAGAATTGGATTGCGCGCGCCTGCGCGATGAAGGCTTTGACAGCCCCCGCATTGACTACACCGATCCTGACAGCATCATTACCGCGCTTGCAGATGTGCTTGAGGATACCGGCGGCACGTTGGATGCTGTTTTCAACAATGGTGCACACGCGATCCCCGGCGCAGTAGAAGACCTGCCCACAGAGGCCCTGCGCGAGATATTCGAAGCAAATTTCTTTGGCTGGCACACACTGACGCGAGCCATCATTCCAATTATGCGCGCACAGGGTCATGGTCGGATTGTGCAGTGCTCCTCTGTCTTGGGGCTTGTCGCACTACCATGGCGCGGCGCGTACAACGCCACAAAGTTTGCCCTTGAAGGGCTGACAGATACCCTGCGTCTGGAAATGAAGGGGACAGGTGTCCATCCTATTCTGATTGAACCAGGCCCGATCACGACAAAGATCCGCGCAAACTCCATCCCGCATTTCGAGAGGTGGATTGACTGGGAAAACTCTGCCCGCGCCGATCAATATGAAAACGATCTGGGCCAGCGCCTGTATGGCGAAGGCGGGCCGGACAAATTTGAACTGCCGCCAAAGGCAGTCGTCACAAAATTGATCCATGCTCTCGAAGCACGACGCCCTCGGGCGCGCTATTATGTCACAACACCCACCTATATGGCTGGTATCTTGCGGCGGCTACTGCCTACAAAGCTTTTGGACCGCGTGATGAGCCGCTAA
- a CDS encoding SH3 domain-containing protein, with protein sequence MKSFILLTFGFLGFAFYEMSGGAEFEPASARVADAAPVADPAPKVEEPVQIAEAAPTTGTALINSASITKIDSSTNVTRASLNLADVSEATAQEEQETATAAVVKVIDSADTPQIILPSLIATTDTRPSGDGDVRVVSGNRVNVRGGPSTNYGVVSKLTRGDEVRILEDNGQGWVRMQPVDGGEEGWMADFLLTSG encoded by the coding sequence ATGAAATCCTTTATCCTTTTGACCTTCGGTTTTCTGGGTTTCGCCTTTTACGAAATGAGTGGTGGTGCAGAATTTGAACCGGCAAGCGCTCGTGTTGCAGACGCTGCGCCAGTCGCAGATCCCGCGCCGAAGGTCGAAGAACCTGTGCAAATCGCGGAAGCAGCACCAACGACCGGTACCGCCCTGATCAACTCTGCGTCGATAACAAAAATTGACAGCTCCACCAATGTCACGCGCGCATCCCTGAATCTTGCAGATGTCAGCGAAGCGACTGCGCAAGAGGAACAAGAGACTGCAACGGCAGCGGTCGTGAAGGTTATCGATAGCGCGGACACACCGCAGATCATTCTGCCAAGCCTGATTGCAACAACCGACACCCGCCCAAGCGGCGATGGTGACGTGCGTGTGGTTTCCGGCAACCGTGTAAATGTGCGCGGTGGCCCGTCTACAAATTATGGCGTTGTCAGCAAACTGACACGCGGCGATGAAGTTCGTATCCTAGAGGACAACGGCCAAGGATGGGTGCGGATGCAGCCTGTCGATGGTGGCGAAGAAGGCTGGATGGCCGATTTCTTGCTCACTTCGGGCTGA
- the parC gene encoding DNA topoisomerase IV subunit A — protein MADTTTPVPPRFEETSEPLRRALGDRYLTYALSTIMHRALPDARDGLKPVHRRILYAMSRLRLNSTGGFLKSAKISGDTMGDFHPHGDAAIYDAMARLAQDFNVRYPLVDGQGNFGNIDGDNPAASRYTEARMTAVAEAMLEGLGENVVDFRDNYDGRLTEPSVLPAQFPNLLANGSSGIAVGMATNIPPHNIAELCDACIHLIKTPDARDDTLLKYVPGPDFPTGGVIVEPAENIATAYRTGKGGFRLRCRWEVEDLGRGQWQIVVTEIPYQVQKSKLIEKIAEAIQTKKIPILADVRDESAEDVRMVLEPRSKNVDPEVLMGMMFRASDLEVRFSLNMNVLIDGVTPKVCSMKEVLRAFLDHRREVLERRSRHRMEKIDHRLEVLEGFIVAFLNLDRVIDIIRYDDEPKDALMREDWGKTHVRAMDEKDYVSPAAGSGELSEVQAEAILNMRLRSLRRLEELELLREQSELMEERAGLEDLLENETLQWDSITDQLRETKKQFGKEYAGGGRRTTFAEAGEIEDVPLEAMIDREPITVVCSEMGWIRAMTGHIDLTRELKFKDGDGPRFTFHAETTDRLLAFGSNGRFYTVSAANLPGGRGMGEPLRLIVDLPNEVQLVDLFIHKPDGKLLVVSSAGDGFIVPEAEVVAQTRSGKQVLNVRGDVRALVCKTVTGDSVAAVGENRKVLVFDIEELPEMGRGKGVRLQKYKDGGLSDAITFIRADGLSWLDPAGRTRTETELDEWTGKRASAGRMAPRGFPRDNKFT, from the coding sequence ATGGCCGATACAACCACACCAGTCCCCCCCCGTTTCGAGGAAACCTCAGAGCCGCTGCGCCGTGCGCTGGGGGATCGCTATCTGACCTATGCGCTCAGCACGATCATGCACCGTGCGCTGCCGGATGCGAGGGACGGGCTGAAGCCTGTACACCGTCGTATTCTTTATGCGATGAGCCGGCTGCGGCTTAACTCTACGGGTGGCTTTCTGAAGTCCGCAAAGATTAGCGGCGACACGATGGGTGATTTCCACCCGCACGGTGATGCCGCGATTTATGATGCGATGGCGCGTTTGGCGCAGGACTTTAACGTGCGCTACCCGTTGGTCGACGGGCAGGGTAACTTTGGCAATATTGACGGCGATAATCCCGCCGCTAGCCGTTATACAGAAGCGCGCATGACAGCAGTTGCCGAGGCGATGTTGGAAGGCCTTGGCGAGAACGTCGTCGACTTCCGCGATAACTATGATGGCCGCCTGACCGAACCATCTGTTTTGCCTGCCCAATTTCCCAACTTGCTCGCCAATGGCTCTAGCGGGATTGCTGTGGGTATGGCGACGAATATTCCGCCACACAACATTGCCGAGCTCTGTGACGCTTGCATCCACCTGATTAAAACGCCGGACGCGCGCGATGATACGCTGCTGAAATACGTGCCCGGTCCCGATTTCCCGACTGGCGGCGTGATTGTTGAGCCAGCAGAAAACATCGCGACCGCTTACCGCACAGGCAAAGGCGGCTTCCGTCTGCGCTGCCGTTGGGAGGTCGAGGACCTCGGCCGTGGTCAGTGGCAGATCGTCGTCACCGAGATTCCCTATCAGGTTCAGAAATCCAAGCTGATCGAAAAGATCGCGGAAGCTATCCAGACGAAAAAGATACCGATTCTTGCCGATGTGCGCGATGAAAGCGCCGAAGACGTGCGCATGGTGCTTGAGCCGCGTTCGAAAAATGTCGATCCCGAAGTTCTAATGGGCATGATGTTCCGCGCCTCCGACCTTGAAGTGCGCTTTTCACTGAACATGAACGTTCTGATCGATGGCGTAACGCCCAAGGTTTGCTCCATGAAGGAAGTGCTGCGCGCATTCCTTGATCACCGTCGCGAAGTGCTTGAGCGTCGCTCCCGTCACCGGATGGAAAAGATTGACCACCGTCTGGAGGTTTTGGAAGGCTTTATCGTCGCTTTCCTCAACCTTGACCGGGTTATCGACATTATCCGTTACGATGATGAGCCCAAGGACGCGCTGATGCGCGAAGACTGGGGCAAAACACACGTTCGCGCAATGGACGAGAAAGATTATGTGTCTCCTGCTGCGGGTAGCGGTGAGTTGTCCGAAGTGCAGGCCGAAGCGATCCTGAACATGCGTTTGCGCAGCTTGCGCCGCCTCGAAGAGCTTGAGCTGTTGCGTGAGCAATCGGAGTTGATGGAAGAACGCGCGGGTCTAGAGGACCTGTTGGAGAATGAGACGCTGCAATGGGACAGCATCACCGACCAGCTGCGCGAAACGAAAAAACAGTTCGGCAAGGAATACGCTGGCGGCGGTCGCCGTACGACCTTCGCCGAGGCTGGCGAAATCGAGGACGTGCCGCTAGAGGCCATGATCGACCGTGAGCCGATTACGGTCGTCTGCTCCGAAATGGGCTGGATTCGTGCGATGACAGGCCACATTGACCTCACGCGTGAGCTGAAATTCAAAGACGGAGACGGCCCGCGCTTTACCTTCCACGCCGAAACGACCGACCGTCTGTTGGCCTTTGGCAGCAATGGACGGTTCTACACCGTATCGGCCGCCAATTTACCTGGTGGGCGCGGTATGGGGGAACCACTGCGTTTGATCGTGGATTTGCCCAATGAGGTGCAGCTGGTCGATTTGTTTATACATAAACCCGACGGCAAGCTTTTGGTCGTATCCTCTGCAGGTGACGGGTTCATCGTGCCAGAAGCCGAGGTCGTCGCGCAGACCCGTTCTGGCAAGCAGGTGCTTAACGTGCGTGGTGATGTGCGTGCGCTGGTGTGCAAAACGGTGACAGGTGACAGTGTGGCGGCAGTGGGCGAGAACCGCAAAGTGCTGGTTTTCGACATCGAAGAACTGCCTGAAATGGGCCGCGGTAAAGGTGTGCGCTTGCAAAAGTACAAAGATGGCGGCCTGTCTGATGCCATCACCTTTATCCGCGCCGATGGCCTGAGCTGGCTTGACCCAGCTGGTCGTACGCGCACCGAAACGGAACTGGACGAATGGACAGGTAAACGTGCCAGCGCCGGCCGTATGGCACCCCGTGGGTTCCCACGTGACAACAAGTTCACCTGA
- a CDS encoding YjgN family protein translates to MTTSSPDISPPPLPEEGLDVWFVGNRSALFWLALKSGFWTVLSLGFYRFWMKTRLRRWYWSAIRPGGHPLEYVGDPWEKLLGFFIAVVILTFYIGIVNLLLMFVSFSLFQNSVVGYFGSFIGVIPIWFYAQYRARRYVLARTRWRGVRFGLEAGAWGYAWRALVHWLITICSLGVLWPRMTFWLEKYKTDRTFFGSAKLVQGGRWIMLYRATVPFLVALLLTVGLVCWLVWLDPLIPDSATPFEDIVNGFDDPEAFGYAIFGWQGIWRLLLLAPAGLGLIYGAVHYRFVSKRILADHKFSAGVQMRSNLNGLRISVIYVLGSIIAYSILVIGIFAIVAVAFGLLGSGVFLEAQLGTAEPLAGLPRWLSIGTVAIFYLGMFLFWGVLHHVFVTYPLMRHMAVTLSLLNVVGLTQISQRARDEFAEAEGFSEALDLGAAI, encoded by the coding sequence GTGACAACAAGTTCACCTGATATCTCGCCGCCACCCCTGCCGGAGGAGGGGCTGGATGTGTGGTTTGTCGGAAACCGGTCAGCACTGTTCTGGTTGGCGCTCAAATCCGGTTTCTGGACGGTGCTGAGCCTTGGGTTCTACCGATTCTGGATGAAGACACGGTTGCGCCGCTGGTACTGGTCGGCGATCCGTCCGGGCGGACACCCGTTGGAGTATGTGGGCGACCCGTGGGAAAAGCTGTTGGGCTTTTTCATCGCCGTCGTGATCCTCACCTTCTATATCGGGATCGTGAACCTGCTGCTCATGTTTGTGAGCTTCTCCCTATTCCAGAACTCGGTCGTCGGGTATTTCGGTAGTTTTATCGGGGTCATTCCCATCTGGTTTTATGCGCAGTACAGGGCGCGGCGATACGTATTGGCGCGCACGCGATGGCGCGGCGTGCGTTTCGGATTGGAGGCTGGGGCGTGGGGATATGCCTGGCGCGCTTTGGTGCACTGGCTGATTACGATCTGTTCACTGGGTGTGCTGTGGCCAAGGATGACGTTCTGGCTGGAGAAGTATAAGACCGACCGCACTTTCTTCGGGTCGGCTAAGTTGGTGCAGGGCGGGCGGTGGATAATGCTCTACCGCGCCACTGTGCCTTTTCTTGTGGCTCTTCTGTTAACAGTGGGGCTTGTCTGCTGGCTGGTGTGGTTGGACCCGCTTATCCCCGACAGCGCAACGCCGTTTGAGGATATTGTAAATGGTTTCGATGATCCGGAGGCTTTCGGATATGCGATCTTTGGGTGGCAAGGGATTTGGCGGCTCCTTTTGCTGGCTCCGGCTGGATTAGGCCTGATTTATGGCGCTGTGCACTACCGTTTCGTGAGCAAGCGTATTCTTGCGGATCACAAGTTTAGCGCGGGCGTGCAGATGCGTTCGAACCTCAATGGTCTGCGCATTTCGGTGATATACGTATTGGGCTCCATTATCGCCTATTCGATCCTTGTGATCGGTATATTCGCGATTGTCGCGGTCGCTTTCGGCCTATTGGGGTCGGGCGTGTTCCTAGAGGCGCAGCTTGGCACTGCGGAGCCTTTGGCAGGGCTTCCGCGCTGGCTTTCTATCGGGACCGTTGCGATTTTTTATCTGGGGATGTTTCTGTTTTGGGGGGTGTTGCATCATGTCTTCGTGACCTATCCCCTTATGCGGCATATGGCTGTTACTCTTAGCCTTCTAAATGTGGTTGGTCTGACCCAGATCAGCCAACGCGCCCGCGATGAATTCGCAGAGGCCGAAGGCTTTTCCGAGGCGTTGGATCTGGGAGCAGCGATATGA
- a CDS encoding M48 family metallopeptidase translates to MSLPPDLPPQVRAETPVFNGLDSSYFDGNTPVPRSVTLMVDAQARVLEIGLPGSDQPGVRWPLDEIRQLEDTAGSDGVILRWTGSPMARLHLADPSILAHMPRLTRRAPPKGRGRLAAWALAAIAGVAIQIGVLVPLLADRLATFVPPAGERALGEATFDQIRQALAGAGLPPLSTCESPDGIAALETMLVGLGVPRGSDDAIKVFVLDHELVNAFALPGGYVVFFRGMIDAAVSPNEIAAVLAHEVGHVENRDPTRHALRSAGSIGILGLLFGDFAGGAAVLFLTEKLISANYAQGAESGADEFAYAALEKADVSPAALGDMFERLRAKYGDTQGVVAHFVSHPTLSSRIERARDAARAEGEYGDILSVDEWSELKAICN, encoded by the coding sequence ATGAGTTTGCCGCCAGACCTTCCTCCGCAGGTCAGGGCCGAAACACCGGTATTCAACGGGCTGGACAGCTCGTATTTCGACGGAAATACGCCTGTTCCGCGCAGTGTCACGCTGATGGTTGATGCGCAGGCACGGGTTCTGGAAATCGGTCTGCCGGGAAGTGATCAGCCGGGGGTGCGCTGGCCGCTCGATGAAATTCGTCAGTTGGAAGACACAGCAGGGAGCGATGGGGTCATTTTGCGCTGGACGGGTAGTCCTATGGCGCGGCTGCATTTGGCTGATCCGTCAATTCTGGCACACATGCCTAGACTAACACGCCGTGCGCCACCCAAAGGACGAGGACGCCTTGCAGCATGGGCGCTGGCCGCAATCGCTGGTGTAGCGATCCAAATTGGCGTGCTGGTACCGCTGCTTGCGGACAGGCTTGCCACCTTTGTTCCGCCAGCGGGCGAACGGGCGCTGGGCGAGGCCACCTTCGACCAGATACGTCAGGCATTGGCTGGTGCAGGGCTGCCGCCATTGTCCACCTGCGAAAGCCCCGACGGTATTGCTGCGTTGGAAACGATGCTTGTGGGACTGGGCGTGCCGCGCGGCTCTGATGATGCGATCAAAGTCTTTGTTTTGGATCACGAGCTGGTTAACGCCTTCGCGCTGCCTGGCGGGTATGTGGTATTTTTTCGCGGTATGATCGATGCCGCCGTTAGCCCCAATGAAATCGCTGCCGTTCTGGCGCATGAAGTAGGTCACGTGGAGAACCGCGATCCGACACGGCATGCGCTACGCTCTGCCGGCTCTATCGGAATTCTGGGGCTACTTTTCGGGGATTTCGCCGGGGGCGCGGCTGTCTTGTTCCTGACAGAGAAGTTGATCAGTGCCAATTATGCGCAGGGCGCGGAAAGCGGCGCGGACGAGTTTGCCTATGCTGCCTTGGAAAAGGCCGATGTTTCGCCTGCTGCCCTTGGTGATATGTTCGAGCGCCTGCGTGCCAAATACGGAGATACCCAGGGCGTGGTGGCGCATTTTGTCAGTCACCCAACCCTATCCAGCCGCATTGAACGCGCACGCGATGCCGCCCGCGCAGAAGGGGAATATGGGGATATTCTTTCCGTCGACGAATGGTCCGAGCTGAAGGCAATTTGCAACTAG
- the tuf gene encoding elongation factor Tu — protein sequence MAKAKFERNKPHVNIGTIGHVDHGKTTLTAAITKYFGDFKAYDQIDGAPEEKARGITISTAHVEYETEARHYAHVDCPGHADYVKNMITGAAQMDGAILVVNAADGPMPQTREHILLGRQVGIPYMVVYMNKVDQVDDEELLELVEMEIRELLSSYEYPGDDIPIIPGSALAAMEGRDPEIGEESIKKLMAAVDEYIPTPARAVDQPFLMPVEDVFSISGRGTVVTGRVERGVINVGDEIEIVGIRDTKKTTCTGVEMFRKLLDRGEAGDNIGALLRGVDREGVERGQVLCKPGSVNPHTKFTAEAYILTKEEGGRHTPFFANYRPQFYFRTTDVTGTVQLPEGTEMVMPGDNLQFDVELIAPIAMEDGLRFAIREGGRTVGAGVVSKITE from the coding sequence ATGGCAAAGGCAAAGTTTGAACGTAACAAACCACACGTCAACATCGGCACAATCGGCCACGTTGACCACGGCAAGACCACACTGACAGCTGCGATCACGAAGTACTTCGGTGATTTCAAAGCGTACGACCAGATTGACGGCGCGCCAGAAGAAAAAGCGCGTGGTATCACAATCTCCACAGCGCACGTTGAGTACGAGACAGAGGCACGCCACTACGCGCACGTCGACTGCCCCGGCCACGCTGACTATGTGAAGAACATGATCACCGGTGCTGCCCAGATGGATGGCGCGATCCTGGTAGTGAACGCGGCCGACGGCCCAATGCCGCAGACGCGTGAGCACATCCTGCTCGGCCGTCAGGTTGGCATCCCGTACATGGTTGTTTACATGAACAAAGTTGACCAGGTAGACGACGAAGAGCTGCTGGAACTGGTTGAAATGGAAATCCGTGAGCTGCTGTCCTCTTATGAGTACCCTGGCGACGATATCCCGATCATTCCTGGCTCCGCACTGGCAGCGATGGAAGGCCGTGACCCAGAGATCGGCGAAGAGTCCATCAAGAAGCTGATGGCCGCTGTTGACGAATACATCCCGACACCAGCACGTGCTGTAGACCAGCCGTTCCTGATGCCAGTGGAAGACGTATTCTCGATCTCCGGTCGTGGTACAGTTGTGACAGGCCGTGTTGAGCGTGGCGTGATCAACGTTGGCGACGAAATCGAAATCGTTGGTATCCGCGACACCAAGAAGACGACCTGCACAGGCGTTGAAATGTTCCGCAAGCTGCTGGACCGTGGTGAAGCTGGCGACAACATCGGCGCCCTGCTGCGCGGTGTTGACCGTGAAGGCGTTGAGCGTGGTCAGGTTCTTTGTAAGCCAGGTTCCGTGAACCCACACACGAAGTTCACAGCCGAAGCGTACATTCTGACCAAAGAAGAGGGTGGCCGTCACACGCCATTCTTCGCGAACTACCGTCCACAGTTCTACTTCCGTACAACGGACGTGACCGGTACCGTTCAGCTGCCAGAAGGCACAGAAATGGTGATGCCGGGTGACAACCTTCAGTTCGACGTTGAGCTGATCGCCCCGATCGCGATGGAAGACGGTCTGCGCTTTGCGATCCGCGAAGGCGGCCGCACAGTCGGCGCCGGCGTGGTTTCCAAAATCACTGAATAA
- a CDS encoding CatB-related O-acetyltransferase, which produces MAEEDAQFPAPNTSHPVTLPDGTRHSGTVFLSAVIDHPRFEVGDYSYASAHHPPDDWAAYLAPYLYDFSPERLVIGKFCQIADSVRFITASANHRYDGISTFPFAVFGGGGREGRPSFPQQVGHDTRIGNDVWIGQGATILPGAQIGNGVIVGAGSVVGGQVAPFSVVAGNPARIVRKRFSSAQIEMLETLCWWDWPIDHILMHETQICGGDVEALIMKAP; this is translated from the coding sequence TTGGCCGAAGAAGACGCACAATTCCCCGCTCCAAATACCTCACACCCGGTTACGCTGCCGGATGGGACCCGCCATTCAGGGACCGTGTTCCTTTCTGCAGTCATTGACCATCCGCGTTTCGAAGTCGGTGATTATTCGTACGCCAGTGCGCATCACCCCCCCGATGATTGGGCGGCCTATCTCGCACCCTACCTCTATGACTTTAGCCCAGAGCGGTTGGTCATCGGAAAGTTCTGTCAAATTGCGGATAGTGTGCGGTTCATCACGGCTTCCGCCAATCACCGTTATGACGGTATTTCAACTTTTCCATTTGCTGTATTTGGTGGCGGAGGACGAGAAGGCAGGCCGTCGTTCCCTCAACAGGTCGGACATGACACGCGCATTGGCAATGATGTCTGGATCGGGCAGGGCGCCACCATCTTACCCGGAGCGCAGATAGGCAACGGGGTGATCGTAGGTGCTGGTTCGGTGGTCGGCGGTCAAGTTGCGCCGTTCAGTGTGGTAGCGGGTAATCCCGCTCGAATCGTTCGCAAGCGTTTCTCGTCAGCGCAAATTGAGATGCTCGAAACTCTTTGTTGGTGGGATTGGCCGATCGACCACATTCTAATGCACGAAACGCAGATATGTGGGGGCGATGTCGAAGCTTTGATCATGAAAGCGCCGTGA
- a CDS encoding ferritin-like domain-containing protein, protein MTMNNLQDVYFDQLQDLYSACKQSLEATTELGRAATDKELSEALIAGANGISQGMDKIKSLCAEHDLDPEAEHCKGMEGLVKEAHAHGIKQEFGDDATRDAMIITQYQRLVHYALAGYGCVVAFANRLGFDEDGAILQSMLDETYDGDRRMTAIATGGSGLNEAAA, encoded by the coding sequence ATGACCATGAACAACCTGCAAGATGTATACTTCGACCAACTTCAAGATCTCTACAGTGCGTGCAAGCAGTCGCTAGAAGCGACCACCGAGTTGGGGCGCGCTGCCACGGACAAAGAACTGAGCGAAGCGTTGATTGCCGGTGCAAATGGCATCAGCCAAGGCATGGACAAAATCAAGTCACTCTGTGCCGAGCATGATCTGGACCCAGAAGCAGAACACTGCAAAGGCATGGAAGGTCTTGTTAAAGAAGCGCACGCGCACGGCATCAAGCAAGAGTTCGGTGATGACGCCACACGTGACGCCATGATCATTACCCAATACCAACGATTGGTGCACTACGCTCTGGCTGGTTACGGTTGCGTCGTGGCCTTCGCCAATCGTCTCGGCTTTGACGAAGATGGCGCCATTCTGCAATCGATGCTTGATGAGACATATGACGGTGACCGTCGCATGACTGCGATAGCGACAGGCGGCAGCGGCTTGAACGAAGCTGCAGCATAA
- the secE gene encoding preprotein translocase subunit SecE, with translation MAVTKPLHFIQQVRAEVAKVVWPTRREVMLTTVMVFILAALTAVFFALVDIVIRGGLQYVLNMFG, from the coding sequence ATGGCCGTCACCAAACCACTTCATTTTATTCAGCAAGTCCGCGCCGAGGTGGCAAAGGTCGTCTGGCCAACACGCCGTGAGGTGATGCTAACAACGGTGATGGTATTTATCCTTGCTGCATTGACGGCGGTATTCTTCGCTCTGGTGGATATCGTGATCCGCGGTGGTCTTCAGTATGTGTTGAACATGTTTGGCTAA